The Nocardia sp. NBC_00508 nucleotide sequence AGCCGGTGTCGTCCGGCCGAGCACCATCGTGGCGCACACCTCCGGCGCGAACGGTGTCGGCGTGCTGGCCCCGCTTGCCGAGCTCGGCGCTCTTCCGCTCGCCATCCACCCCGCCATGACCTTCACCGGCCACGACGAAGACGTGACCCGGCTCGGCAACGCCTGTTTCGGCATCACCGCCGCCGACGAGGTCGGTTACGCCATCGCGCAGTCGCTGGTGATCGAGATGAGCGGCGAGCCGGTGCGGGTGCCGGAGGAGAACCGGCCGCTGTATCACGCCGCGCTCGCGCACGGCAGCAATCACCTGGTCACGGTGATCGTCGACGCGCTGGCCGCGCTGCGCGTCGCGCTGGAGGGACCCGGCCTGCTCGGCCAGCAGGTGGTCGACGATCAGCCGGGCGGTCTGGCCGAGCGTCTGCTCGCCCCGTTGGCCTCGGCCGCGCTGGACAACGCCTTGCGGCGCGGCCAGTCCGCGTTGACGGGTCCGGTGGCCCGCGGCGACGCGGACGCGG carries:
- a CDS encoding Rossmann-like and DUF2520 domain-containing protein, giving the protein MNSDSPTSGYDPAPARLTVGIVSAGRVGSALGAALERAGHVVFGVCAISDASVRRARTRLPDSEILPIEQVAARSELLLLAVPDTELAGLVRGLAGAGVVRPSTIVAHTSGANGVGVLAPLAELGALPLAIHPAMTFTGHDEDVTRLGNACFGITAADEVGYAIAQSLVIEMSGEPVRVPEENRPLYHAALAHGSNHLVTVIVDALAALRVALEGPGLLGQQVVDDQPGGLAERLLAPLASAALDNALRRGQSALTGPVARGDADAVAAHLAALTAVDPRLAEGYRALSLRTAERAGTAPAVIELLEGR